Proteins found in one Papio anubis isolate 15944 chromosome 13, Panubis1.0, whole genome shotgun sequence genomic segment:
- the UBAP1 gene encoding ubiquitin-associated protein 1 isoform X3 yields the protein MASKKLGADFHGTFSYLDDVPFKIGDKFKTPAKVGLPIGFSLPDCLQVVREVQYDFSLEKKTIEWAEEIKKIEEAEREAECKIAEAEAKVNSKSGPEGDSKMSFSKTHSTATMPPPINPILASLQHNSILTPTRVSSSATKQKVLSPPHIKADFNLADFECEEDPFDNLELKTIDEKEELRNILVGTTGPIMAQLLDNNLPRGGSGSVLQDEEVLASLERATLDFKPLHKPNGFITLPQLGNCEKMSLSSKVSLPPIPAVSNIKSLSFPKLDSDDSNQKTAKLASTFHSTSCLRNGTFQNSLKPSTQSSASELNGHHTLGLSALNLDSGTEMPALTSSQMPSLSVLSVCTDESSPPNTGPTVTPASFSVSQVPNMPSCPQAYSELQMLSPSERQCVETVVNMGYSYECVLRAMKKKGENIEQILDYLFAHGQLCEKGFDPLLVEEALEMHQCSEEKMMEFLQLMSKFKEMGFELKDIKEVLLLHNNDQDNALEDLMARAGAS from the exons ATGGCTTCTAAGAAGTTGGGTGCAGATTTTCATG GGACTTTCAGTTACCTTGATGATGTCCCATTTAAGATAGGAGACAAATTCAAAACACCAGCTAAAGTTGGTCTACCTATTGGCTTCTCCTTGCCTGATTGTTTGCAGGTTGTCAGAGAAGTACAG TATGACTTCTCTTTGGAAAAGAAAACCATTGAGTGGGCTGAAGAGATTAAGAAAATCGAAGAAGCCGAGCGGGAAGCAGAGTGCAAAATTGCGGAAGCAGAAGCTAAAGTGAATTCTAAGAGTGGCCCAGAGGGCGATAGCAAAATGAGCTTCTCCAAGACTCACAGTACAGCCACAATGCCACCTCCTATTAACCCCATCCTCGCCAGCTTGCAGCACAACAGCATCCTCACACCAACTCGGGTCAGCAGTAGTGCCACGAAACAGAAAGTTCTCAGCCCACCTCACATAAAGGCGGATTTCAATCTTGCTGACTTTGAGTGTGAAGAAGACCCATTTGATAATCTGGAGTTAAAAACTATTGATGAGAAGGAAGAGCTGAGAAATATTCTGGTAGGAACCACTGGACCCATTATGGCTCAGTTATTGGACAATAACTTGCCCAGGGGAGGCTCTGGGTCCGTGTTACAGGATGAGGAGGTCCTGGCATCCTTGGAACGGGCGACCCTAGATTTCAAGCCTCTTCATAAACCCAATGGCTTTATAACCTTACCACAGTTGGGCAACTGTGAAAAGATGtcactgtcttccaaagtgtccCTCCCCCCTATACCTGCAGTAAGCAATATCAAATCCCTGTCTTTCCCCAAACTTGACTCTGATGACAGCAATCAGAAGACAGCCAAGCTGGCGAGCACTTTCCATAGCACATCCTGCCTCCGCAATGGCACGTTCCAGAATTCCCTAAAGCCTTCCACCCAAAGCAGTGCCAGTGAGCTCAATGGGCATCACACTCTTGGGCTTTCAGCTTTGAACTTGGACAGTGGCACAGAGATGCCAGCCCTGACATCCTCCCAGATGCCTTCCCTCTCTGTTTTGTCTGTGTGCACAGACGAATCATCACCTCCAAATACTGGTCCCACG GTCACCCCTGCTAGTTTCTCAGTGTCACAAGTGCCCAACATGCCCAGCTGTCCCCAGGCCTATTCTGAACTGCAGATGCTGTCCCCCAGTGAGCGGCAGTGTGTGGAGACGGTGGTCAACATGGGCTACTCGTATGAGTGTGTCCTCAGAGCcatgaagaagaaaggagagaatattGAGCAG atTCTTGACTATCTCTTTGCACATGGACAGCTGTGTGAGAAGGGCTTCGACCCTCTTTTAGTGGAAGAGGCTCTGGAAATGCACCAGTGTTCAGAAGAAAAG ATGATGGAGTTTCTTCAGTTAATGAGCAAATTTAAGGAGATGGGCTTTGAGCTGAAAGACATTAAGGAAGTCTTGCTATTACACAACAATGACCAGGACAATGCTTTGGAAGACCTCATGGCTCGGGCAGGAGCCAGCTGA